From uncultured Methanobrevibacter sp., the proteins below share one genomic window:
- the hisI gene encoding phosphoribosyl-AMP cyclohydrolase: MEINFRHEINGQKVITAVAQDADTNQILMLANMNKEALQKTIETGKAHYWSTSRNKIWLKGESSGHFQEVKEILVDCDMDAIVLKIKQTGAACHEGYLSCFFRKLNTENVDIEDLKDDDLEIILERLVNPDEVY; this comes from the coding sequence ATGGAAATTAACTTTAGACATGAAATCAATGGCCAAAAGGTCATTACAGCTGTGGCCCAAGATGCAGACACAAACCAAATTTTAATGTTGGCAAACATGAATAAGGAAGCGCTCCAAAAAACAATTGAAACAGGCAAGGCTCATTACTGGAGCACTTCAAGAAACAAGATCTGGTTGAAAGGAGAAAGCTCAGGACATTTCCAAGAAGTTAAAGAGATTCTTGTTGACTGTGATATGGATGCAATTGTTTTAAAAATTAAACAAACAGGAGCAGCATGTCACGAAGGCTATCTTTCATGTTTCTTTAGAAAATTGAATACTGAAAACGTTGACATCGAAGATTTAAAAGATGATGATTTGGAAATTATCCTTGAAAGACTCGTAAACCCTGACGAAGTGTATTAA
- the hisS gene encoding histidine--tRNA ligase: protein MEFTRPRGTRDFLFEEMRKRKQAEGTLRKIFESYGYQEIKTPLFEELSLFTTKSGEEIVNQLYNFKDKSDRELTLRPEITAPVARLYLNELEKTAVKPIKLYYYGSCFRYERPQKGRFRQFWQFGCELIGAKTPQGEAEVIALCSDAIKSLGITSADVNINHLGIIRGLFKHFEISTETQREIMVVIDKGDKDLLIESLSGDEPVIDNDELNQILLKLIDLVGDKSIISEVEELIAPYDEPKEALEQLKELISLLEAFQVQNYTLNLGVARGLDYYTGIVFEIYVPELGAQKQICGGGSYSLVKLFGGQEVESTGFALGFDRLMNAIEELTDAEELPSHLDVYVAPISADVRVKAYEITQTLRQNGFKTDVDLNGKKFKKLMNYADKIKVEKMIIIGANDLAEGKVTVKDMVSGDQELVDIDNIVNHIKGE, encoded by the coding sequence ATGGAATTTACAAGACCAAGAGGTACAAGAGATTTCTTATTTGAAGAAATGCGTAAGAGAAAACAAGCAGAAGGTACCTTAAGAAAAATATTTGAAAGTTACGGTTATCAAGAAATTAAAACACCCTTATTTGAAGAATTAAGCTTATTTACAACAAAATCCGGAGAAGAAATTGTAAACCAATTATACAATTTCAAAGACAAATCAGACCGGGAATTAACTTTAAGACCTGAAATTACCGCACCTGTTGCAAGATTATACTTAAATGAACTTGAAAAAACAGCTGTGAAACCAATCAAACTTTATTACTATGGAAGCTGTTTCAGATATGAAAGACCTCAAAAAGGAAGATTCAGACAATTCTGGCAATTTGGCTGCGAATTGATTGGTGCAAAAACTCCTCAGGGAGAAGCCGAAGTCATTGCACTTTGTTCAGATGCAATCAAATCATTGGGAATTACAAGCGCAGACGTTAATATCAACCACTTAGGAATTATAAGAGGACTGTTCAAACACTTTGAAATATCAACTGAAACCCAAAGGGAAATCATGGTCGTAATCGATAAAGGAGACAAAGACTTATTAATCGAATCTTTGAGTGGCGATGAACCGGTTATCGACAATGATGAATTAAATCAAATTTTATTAAAATTAATTGACCTTGTTGGAGACAAATCAATAATAAGTGAAGTTGAAGAATTGATTGCACCATATGATGAGCCAAAAGAAGCCCTTGAACAGCTAAAAGAATTAATATCACTTCTTGAAGCATTCCAGGTTCAAAATTATACTTTAAATTTAGGCGTTGCAAGAGGACTTGATTATTATACCGGAATTGTGTTCGAAATCTATGTTCCGGAACTCGGTGCTCAAAAGCAAATTTGCGGTGGAGGATCATACAGTCTTGTCAAGCTCTTTGGAGGTCAGGAAGTTGAATCAACTGGTTTTGCATTAGGTTTTGACAGATTAATGAATGCAATTGAAGAATTGACTGATGCAGAAGAATTGCCTTCACACTTGGATGTTTATGTAGCTCCAATTTCAGCAGACGTTAGAGTTAAAGCATATGAAATTACACAAACATTAAGACAAAACGGATTCAAAACAGATGTTGACTTAAACGGCAAAAAATTCAAGAAACTAATGAATTATGCCGATAAAATCAAGGTTGAAAAGATGATAATTATTGGTGCCAATGACCTTGCAGAAGGCAAAGTCACCGTTAAGGACATGGTCAGTGGAGATCAGGAATTAGTTGACATTGACAATATCGTAAATCATATCAAAGGTGAATAA
- the aroE gene encoding shikimate dehydrogenase, whose amino-acid sequence MKIKGSTNIVGLIGHPVEHSFSPPMHNAAFDALNMDYAYVAFDVNPNDLKSAIEGAESLNIKGFNVTIPHKVDVMQYLDELDEVARLIGAVNTIDFKNLKGYNTDGIGAVKAIEEVTSIKNKNVIVAGAGGASRAISFYIAKYGAESLTILNRNEAKAESLASDVSDSGLIGEVAYDSINAIGNYMEGADVLIDTTPLGMHPNISDEPIVKADMMDEDLVVFDAVYNPNETVLIKEVIKANAKPVYGIKMLLYQGAESFKIWTGKTAPIDVMEKALRNTLNLE is encoded by the coding sequence ATGAAAATTAAAGGTAGTACAAATATTGTCGGTTTAATAGGCCATCCTGTCGAGCATAGCTTTTCACCGCCTATGCATAATGCCGCATTTGATGCGTTGAACATGGATTATGCATATGTTGCATTTGATGTAAATCCCAATGATTTAAAATCAGCGATTGAAGGGGCTGAATCTTTAAACATTAAAGGGTTCAATGTCACTATTCCTCATAAGGTTGATGTAATGCAATACTTGGATGAGCTGGATGAAGTGGCCAGGTTAATCGGTGCGGTAAATACAATTGATTTTAAGAATTTGAAGGGTTATAATACTGATGGAATTGGTGCTGTAAAAGCTATTGAAGAGGTAACATCAATTAAAAATAAGAATGTTATCGTTGCTGGTGCGGGCGGTGCTTCAAGGGCGATTTCATTTTATATTGCAAAATACGGTGCTGAATCTTTAACAATTTTAAACAGAAATGAAGCTAAAGCGGAAAGTTTGGCTAGTGATGTTTCAGATTCAGGTTTGATTGGGGAAGTTGCTTATGATTCAATCAATGCAATTGGCAATTATATGGAGGGGGCTGACGTTTTAATCGATACCACTCCTTTGGGAATGCATCCTAACATCAGCGATGAACCAATCGTTAAGGCAGATATGATGGATGAGGATTTGGTTGTATTTGATGCAGTTTACAATCCAAACGAAACCGTGCTTATAAAGGAAGTGATTAAAGCAAATGCCAAACCTGTTTACGGAATCAAGATGTTACTGTATCAGGGAGCAGAAAGCTTTAAAATATGGACAGGCAAAACCGCACCTATTGACGTCATGGAAAAGGCTTTAAGAAATACACTTAATTTAGAATGA
- a CDS encoding ATPase, whose translation MFDISGLAQDKEEFSTSKKDVLKFLKIIGVDTRFISYTSQKIYINNLRFSKFSRKREATFKKHYPEIEIVRNSLFQKICSKSSKVLSFEINPNSVILMPKNNFMVEVLMEPYTRKYGVKLVYEGDYDYVINPTILDDEVNGIFSAIFHGDGLEFNKKSDEIYPLINVPLDWINSFLEMDGKKIIENENNDELATSFMEFLEDVAPQYRENVLKASEYIEKKLEAKK comes from the coding sequence ATGTTTGATATTTCAGGATTGGCACAAGATAAGGAAGAATTTTCAACATCCAAAAAAGACGTGTTGAAATTTTTAAAGATTATTGGAGTGGATACCAGATTCATTTCATATACTTCACAAAAAATTTATATTAACAATTTAAGATTTTCAAAGTTTTCAAGAAAACGGGAAGCCACCTTTAAAAAACACTATCCCGAAATCGAAATTGTGAGAAATAGCCTCTTTCAAAAAATTTGTTCAAAATCATCAAAGGTGCTGTCTTTTGAAATCAATCCAAATTCAGTTATTTTAATGCCTAAAAACAATTTTATGGTGGAAGTGTTGATGGAGCCATACACTCGAAAGTATGGTGTGAAATTGGTTTATGAAGGGGATTATGACTATGTTATAAACCCTACAATTCTTGATGATGAGGTCAACGGCATTTTTTCAGCAATTTTTCATGGCGACGGATTGGAATTCAATAAAAAATCCGATGAAATCTATCCTTTGATTAATGTTCCTTTGGATTGGATCAACTCATTTTTAGAAATGGATGGTAAAAAGATTATTGAAAATGAAAATAATGATGAGTTAGCTACTTCCTTCATGGAATTTTTAGAAGATGTAGCTCCTCAATATCGTGAAAATGTTTTAAAGGCCTCTGAATACATTGAAAAAAAATTAGAAGCTAAAAAGTGA
- a CDS encoding replication factor C large subunit — MLWTDKYRPQTLDEVVGNNKEKKIIIDWVNNWKNGNPQNPLLLVGPPGIGKTTLALVIAKDFSEHIELNASDKRSQDVIKRTIGESSSSRSLFGDEYKLIIMDEVDGIHGTNDRGGVKAIGDIIKNSKHPMILIANDFYSKRLQSIKPKCTVIKMPKVRSPSIRKALKEIAQKEEIKANPKALDLIAKKSNGDMRSAINTLQSLADKENVLEPADVENIRTKDDRSDIFNAITGVLKSKNPLHVREALRVDEDPTLVMEYIAENIPREYTNKNEIKKAYENIARADLYFGRAQSSRNYGYWKYASDFMGIGVSSSKKETYKKFSKIQTPTIFTLMGRNRGKRNLRDGIAQKMSEKMHISHAIAISMFPYLEIMFANDELAWEISDFLDLDENEIKRFRKKKIPKKVIKKMEEKKGQMRAEERDRRFEELQNQMMNEVENKPEEEIPFEVNIEEETEEIVEEPPETEINEPEEEIVEEPPEAEVNESEEEKSKKKGDKQVSLFSF, encoded by the coding sequence ATGTTATGGACTGATAAATACCGACCGCAAACCTTAGATGAAGTGGTTGGTAACAATAAAGAGAAGAAAATAATTATTGATTGGGTTAACAACTGGAAAAATGGTAATCCTCAAAATCCACTGCTTTTGGTTGGTCCCCCTGGAATTGGTAAAACAACACTCGCATTAGTGATTGCAAAAGATTTTTCAGAACATATTGAACTTAATGCAAGTGATAAACGTTCCCAAGACGTAATTAAACGTACAATAGGAGAATCATCCTCATCAAGATCCCTTTTTGGTGATGAATACAAGTTAATTATCATGGACGAAGTTGACGGTATTCATGGGACTAATGACCGTGGCGGAGTTAAGGCTATCGGAGACATCATCAAAAATTCCAAACATCCGATGATATTGATAGCTAATGATTTTTATTCAAAACGTTTGCAATCCATAAAACCTAAGTGTACAGTTATTAAAATGCCTAAGGTAAGAAGTCCAAGCATCAGAAAAGCACTTAAGGAAATTGCTCAAAAAGAAGAAATTAAAGCTAATCCTAAGGCATTGGATTTGATTGCTAAAAAGTCCAATGGAGATATGCGTTCCGCAATAAACACCTTACAGTCACTAGCAGATAAGGAAAATGTTTTAGAACCTGCAGATGTTGAAAACATTAGAACAAAAGACGACAGGTCAGACATATTCAATGCAATAACAGGTGTTTTGAAAAGTAAAAACCCCTTACATGTAAGGGAAGCCCTAAGGGTTGACGAAGACCCTACATTGGTTATGGAATACATTGCAGAAAATATTCCAAGGGAATACACTAACAAAAATGAAATCAAAAAAGCTTATGAAAACATAGCTAGAGCAGATTTATACTTTGGAAGAGCACAAAGCAGCAGAAATTATGGCTATTGGAAATATGCAAGTGATTTCATGGGAATTGGAGTAAGCTCATCAAAAAAAGAAACCTATAAAAAATTCTCAAAAATCCAAACACCAACCATATTTACATTAATGGGACGGAACAGAGGTAAAAGAAACTTAAGGGACGGAATTGCTCAAAAAATGTCAGAAAAAATGCATATTTCACATGCAATTGCCATTTCAATGTTCCCCTATTTGGAAATAATGTTTGCAAATGATGAACTTGCATGGGAAATCTCTGACTTTTTAGATTTGGACGAAAATGAAATAAAACGATTCAGAAAGAAAAAAATCCCTAAAAAGGTCATCAAAAAAATGGAAGAGAAAAAAGGTCAAATGAGGGCTGAAGAGCGTGACAGGAGATTTGAAGAACTTCAAAATCAGATGATGAATGAAGTTGAAAACAAACCCGAAGAAGAAATTCCATTTGAAGTTAATATTGAAGAGGAAACTGAAGAAATAGTTGAAGAACCTCCAGAAACTGAAATTAACGAACCTGAAGAGGAAATAGTTGAAGAACCTCCAGAAGCCGAAGTTAATGAAAGTGAAGAAGAAAAATCTAAAAAGAAAGGGGACAAACAAGTTTCACTTTTTAGCTTCTAA
- a CDS encoding replication factor C small subunit: MTGPWVEKYRPQNLEDIVGQKQIITRLEKYVGEGSMPNLMFTGPAGVGKTTTAIALVKSILGEYWKQNFLELNASDARGIETVRNDIKNFCRLKPIGTPFRIIFLDEVDNMTKDAQHALRREMEMYTKTASFILSCNYSSKIIDPIQSRCAIFRFAPIKGEEIAERLKFICESEGFEADDKGIETIVYFAEGDMRKAVNVLQAATSEGEAVTEDSVYEVISKAKPQDIGNMINKALMGDFLGARTILRETMVLQGTSGEDMVSQIYSDVSKRVVDGKMEPDFYIDLIEAIADCDFRIREGANPRIQLEALLTKFI; this comes from the coding sequence ATGACTGGACCATGGGTAGAAAAATATAGACCACAAAATTTAGAAGACATCGTAGGACAAAAACAAATCATAACAAGACTTGAAAAATATGTTGGCGAAGGAAGCATGCCTAACTTAATGTTTACTGGACCTGCAGGGGTTGGAAAAACAACAACAGCAATTGCACTAGTAAAATCAATTCTTGGAGAATATTGGAAACAAAACTTCCTGGAATTGAATGCATCCGATGCAAGAGGAATTGAAACTGTAAGAAACGACATTAAAAATTTCTGTAGACTTAAACCTATAGGCACTCCATTCAGAATAATATTTTTAGATGAAGTAGACAACATGACCAAAGATGCTCAACACGCTTTAAGACGTGAAATGGAAATGTATACAAAAACAGCATCATTCATCCTTTCATGTAATTACTCTTCCAAAATTATTGATCCAATCCAGTCAAGATGTGCTATTTTTAGATTTGCTCCAATAAAAGGTGAAGAAATAGCTGAAAGATTAAAGTTCATTTGTGAAAGTGAAGGATTTGAAGCTGATGATAAAGGTATTGAAACCATAGTCTACTTTGCAGAAGGAGATATGCGTAAAGCTGTCAATGTCCTACAGGCAGCTACAAGCGAAGGAGAAGCCGTCACTGAAGATTCTGTCTATGAAGTCATTTCCAAAGCGAAACCTCAAGACATAGGAAATATGATTAATAAGGCATTAATGGGAGATTTCCTAGGAGCCAGAACCATTTTAAGAGAAACCATGGTTTTACAGGGAACCAGCGGTGAAGACATGGTTAGCCAAATTTATTCTGATGTTTCCAAAAGAGTTGTTGACGGAAAAATGGAACCTGATTTTTATATTGATTTGATTGAAGCAATAGCTGATTGTGACTTTAGAATAAGAGAAGGAGCAAATCCTAGAATTCAACTTGAAGCATTACTAACTAAATTTATCTAA
- a CDS encoding zinc metalloprotease HtpX: protein MKGTWKLKLRMLLTSVIMFTIVYFLIFLVGRYLGISSWRLYAGVSLVIVFLQYWFGPSIVKRSMNVRPLSEAEAPHIHQMVQELADAAGVPKPEIGLSEINIPNAFAYGRTSRSGHIAITRPILGLLDRDELKAVLGHEMGHIKHNDMAVTAAVSVIPMICYYIALSFMFSGDNDNGAGLIIGILGYLFYLLGQLLVLFISRTREYYADAASVEFGNRPAALVSALYKLSYGASKCSKETIDDVNVNRAFFATDVNNAQRDVTDFQQIDFDGDGRISDEELRKLANSEVKISKTSGIMELFSTHPDSLKRVKRLAELEN, encoded by the coding sequence ATGAAAGGTACATGGAAACTTAAGTTAAGAATGCTTTTAACATCTGTGATTATGTTTACAATTGTTTATTTCCTTATTTTCCTTGTCGGACGTTATTTGGGAATAAGCAGTTGGAGATTATACGCAGGTGTGAGCTTAGTAATCGTATTTTTACAGTATTGGTTTGGACCAAGTATTGTTAAACGTTCAATGAATGTAAGGCCGTTATCTGAAGCTGAAGCACCACATATTCATCAGATGGTTCAGGAATTGGCGGATGCTGCGGGTGTTCCAAAACCTGAAATTGGTCTTTCTGAAATCAACATTCCAAATGCATTTGCTTATGGAAGAACAAGCAGAAGCGGACATATTGCAATCACTCGTCCAATTTTAGGCTTGCTTGACCGTGATGAGTTAAAAGCAGTGCTCGGTCATGAAATGGGCCATATTAAACATAATGACATGGCTGTAACAGCAGCAGTTAGTGTAATTCCAATGATTTGCTATTATATTGCATTGTCCTTCATGTTTTCAGGGGATAATGATAATGGTGCAGGACTGATAATAGGAATATTAGGTTATCTGTTTTACTTGTTGGGTCAGCTATTGGTATTGTTCATCTCAAGAACCCGTGAATACTATGCTGATGCAGCAAGCGTTGAATTCGGTAACCGTCCGGCAGCATTGGTATCAGCACTTTACAAATTGTCTTACGGTGCTTCAAAATGCAGTAAGGAAACTATTGATGATGTTAATGTTAACAGGGCATTTTTTGCAACTGATGTAAATAATGCACAACGCGATGTTACAGACTTCCAGCAAATAGACTTTGATGGTGACGGAAGAATTTCCGATGAAGAGTTAAGAAAACTCGCCAACTCAGAAGTTAAAATTTCAAAAACAAGCGGAATCATGGAACTGTTCTCAACCCACCCTGATTCATTAAAAAGAGTGAAAAGATTGGCAGAACTTGAAAATTAG
- a CDS encoding tRNA (adenine-N1)-methyltransferase gives MKMILDERGKKYILKPGAEFQSDLGIVKADVLDNAQIGDEVKSHLDHSFKIVKPNVNDFIDLMERRCSILIKKDIGQVLAHTGLGAGSRVVDAGTGAGAIALHFGNVVGLEGKVFTYEVREDFAEVARRNIDNFGITNIEVKNKNIKEGIDEDNIDLIFLDLPKPFEIFEEVMESLNVGGWLAVYAPYIDQAETSYRVAKKLGFYDIEIIETLERGLEVRTQGVRPKTRMVGHSGYLLFARKL, from the coding sequence ATGAAAATGATTTTAGATGAACGTGGAAAAAAGTATATTTTAAAGCCAGGGGCTGAATTTCAAAGCGATTTAGGCATTGTAAAGGCGGATGTATTGGACAATGCACAAATAGGGGATGAAGTAAAAAGTCACCTTGACCACTCATTTAAAATCGTAAAACCTAATGTCAATGATTTCATCGATTTGATGGAGAGAAGATGTTCAATTCTTATTAAAAAGGATATTGGGCAAGTGTTGGCTCATACAGGTTTGGGTGCAGGATCTCGCGTGGTCGATGCTGGAACCGGTGCTGGAGCTATTGCACTTCATTTTGGAAATGTCGTTGGTTTAGAAGGCAAAGTTTTTACATATGAAGTCCGTGAAGACTTTGCTGAAGTTGCCCGCAGGAATATTGATAATTTTGGAATTACAAACATCGAAGTCAAAAATAAAAACATTAAGGAAGGCATCGATGAAGATAACATTGATTTGATCTTTTTGGACTTGCCAAAGCCATTTGAAATATTTGAAGAGGTAATGGAATCATTAAATGTTGGTGGATGGCTTGCAGTTTATGCACCTTATATTGATCAGGCCGAAACTTCTTACCGTGTAGCTAAAAAATTAGGCTTTTATGATATTGAAATTATTGAAACTCTTGAGAGAGGATTGGAAGTTAGAACTCAGGGTGTAAGACCAAAAACACGTATGGTCGGTCATAGTGGCTATCTGCTTTTTGCTAGAAAATTATAA
- a CDS encoding acyltransferase, translating into MAKTRIQWIDLVRAIAILTVLYIHATDGIYIITSDMIVNYTLPSRIFNFASLFIGRIGVPFFLMITGYLLLDRSYDDDKTRHFWANNVRTLIIITVIWTILYVISLQFVTVFYDVVNVSEAGTLFFSHMWYMPMIIGMYLSMPFVAAALKHFDVDTIYRATIVFSFLAFVVPFVSLLFDIFGIQDVNIQYSLGFSGGAYGIYIILGYLVKKGYFKKYSSYKLALLAIISFIICVLFQYYTFLRGYDFFLWYEFPFILLGSFALFELCSRVETVKAYRGIQFLSKYSFAVFLIHNLFRLPLLPFVVYLPFSEPVKAIILWIVLIICSYAAAVIIYRIPKFGKYILYMR; encoded by the coding sequence ATGGCTAAAACTAGGATTCAATGGATTGATCTTGTACGCGCAATAGCTATCTTGACAGTATTGTATATTCATGCTACTGATGGAATTTATATAATCACTTCAGACATGATAGTTAATTATACTTTACCTTCAAGGATTTTTAACTTTGCATCACTCTTTATTGGGCGTATTGGTGTTCCATTCTTTTTAATGATTACAGGTTATCTGTTGCTTGATAGAAGTTATGATGATGATAAGACTCGTCACTTTTGGGCAAACAATGTAAGAACTCTAATCATCATTACTGTAATTTGGACAATTTTATATGTGATTAGTTTACAGTTTGTTACTGTATTTTATGATGTCGTGAATGTTTCAGAAGCGGGAACATTGTTTTTCTCTCACATGTGGTATATGCCAATGATTATTGGAATGTATCTTTCAATGCCTTTTGTTGCAGCTGCTTTAAAACACTTTGATGTGGATACAATTTACCGTGCAACAATAGTATTTTCATTTTTAGCATTCGTTGTTCCTTTTGTTTCATTATTGTTTGATATTTTTGGAATTCAGGATGTAAATATACAGTATTCACTTGGTTTTAGTGGTGGAGCATATGGAATTTATATTATTTTAGGATATTTGGTTAAAAAAGGATACTTTAAAAAGTACTCAAGTTACAAATTAGCGCTTTTAGCTATCATTTCATTTATAATTTGCGTATTGTTCCAATACTACACATTCTTAAGAGGATATGATTTCTTCTTATGGTATGAATTCCCATTCATTTTACTGGGTTCATTTGCCTTATTTGAATTATGTTCCAGAGTAGAAACAGTAAAAGCATATAGGGGAATCCAATTTTTATCAAAGTATTCATTTGCAGTGTTTTTAATACATAACTTATTTAGGCTACCATTATTGCCATTTGTTGTGTATTTACCATTTTCAGAACCTGTAAAAGCTATTATTCTTTGGATTGTATTGATAATATGCAGTTATGCTGCTGCAGTTATTATTTATAGAATTCCGAAATTTGGAAAATATATTTTATATATGAGATAA
- a CDS encoding alpha/beta hydrolase fold domain-containing protein, translating to MSKSNIAKIEEAILKFTKPDYMVMQKKVDEFLEKKSQTTEKPVKSIFKSVDFNGMQVFTFGDKKSKNTILFMHGGAYVNEINYQHFLYCYLLSKKLDAYVLAPVYPLAPLHDVNESIEKITELYKSLIDLNTNLILMGDSAGGGFILSFSQYIKTINLTQPDHIITFSPWVDISMSNSPYNDENDPILGEIGLREIGKSWAGSLDTKDYKVSPLFGNVANQAPTLIFAGDNEIFYKDIKLYVEKLEENDVNVKFITGKGLFHIYPLFPIPEAKKAFKEIKKEIMA from the coding sequence ATGAGCAAATCAAATATTGCAAAAATTGAAGAAGCAATCTTAAAGTTTACAAAACCGGACTATATGGTCATGCAAAAAAAAGTTGATGAATTTTTGGAAAAAAAATCACAAACTACTGAAAAGCCAGTGAAAAGCATATTTAAAAGCGTTGATTTTAATGGAATGCAAGTTTTTACCTTTGGAGATAAAAAATCCAAAAACACCATCCTTTTCATGCATGGCGGAGCATATGTAAACGAGATAAATTACCAGCACTTCCTATATTGTTATTTGCTATCAAAAAAATTAGATGCTTATGTCCTTGCACCAGTTTATCCTTTAGCACCATTACATGACGTGAATGAGAGTATTGAAAAAATTACAGAATTATATAAATCTTTGATAGATTTAAACACCAATTTAATATTAATGGGCGACTCAGCAGGTGGAGGATTCATATTATCATTTTCACAATACATAAAAACTATCAATTTAACCCAACCGGATCACATCATAACATTTTCACCATGGGTCGACATTTCAATGAGCAATTCCCCATACAATGATGAAAACGATCCGATTTTAGGAGAAATTGGCCTTAGAGAAATTGGAAAATCCTGGGCAGGAAGCCTAGACACTAAAGACTATAAAGTAAGTCCTCTTTTTGGAAATGTGGCCAATCAGGCACCAACACTAATTTTTGCAGGAGATAATGAAATATTCTACAAGGACATTAAGCTTTACGTTGAAAAACTCGAAGAGAATGATGTTAATGTTAAATTCATAACTGGAAAAGGATTATTCCATATTTATCCATTATTCCCCATACCTGAGGCAAAAAAAGCATTTAAAGAAATAAAAAAAGAGATAATGGCATAA